Below is a window of Zerene cesonia ecotype Mississippi chromosome 18, Zerene_cesonia_1.1, whole genome shotgun sequence DNA.
ATATCAGCAAATAACTGAATATAATACCATTAATAATAGGTCACTTTACCTACATGTTTATTGtggattgaataaaaattttgacaaagttcaaattatttgttgtcatccaaaaagaaaaatcatctccatttattaaattcgtatgaggaaatatatgataattgtaaatatacgtATATGCACTCGAGAGCTGTAAATAGATAGTCTGAAAATTTGGAACTCTGTAAGCGCATACGACTTATAATAGACGTATGATAGTGTTAGAGTTAAGCCGTCCTAAAACTAtgcattttattgctatttaattactatagaattagaaattataactTGATAAACTTTCTCATGTACTCAAATACGCAGTACATATGCAGTTATCggattatgtataatatttgtctATCAATCTGTCTATGCACATGTCGTCACTTCATATACACGGTAAAAAAGGTATAAAATTCAGGGTTCAGTGATAAAACACTCGGTTATTTAATTGTAGGTTTTTTATCTCTAACGAAAAGTGAAGGACAAAGGCAAAACACATAATTACAGTGGATATCTTCGACGAAACGATCATGAAATATTGGCCtggataatttaaaactactcTCTAGCTTTATCTTagctatattttaaagaatccCTTtcgaaaaacaattaatttttttcgtcTGTTCcataaaacagtaaattatttatttgttattcttataGTGTATATACCAATTAAGATGAGCGAGCCCGGGAGTTGCAAAAAAAACCAAGTTTAatttgcttaatttatttaaaaataaaaattacaataattataattgtcaatataaaattCGTCTGGTACACGATTGACCAAGAAACGAAGTGAGTCGCATCGCAGGGCGCACGATGTCCCACGGTGCGGTAGCGGGTAGCGGGCAGAGGGCTGCGCTTCCAATATCGCTGCGTCGGCACCTCGATCGTGAGAATGGGAACTTGCTATTGTACTAATGTACTAGGGTTGTACATAACATACTAATGTACTAGGGTCGTACATAACACCTCCCCCCGAAGCTCGGCGACTATTCCTAGGAGTTGCTGGATAGAGTCGCTGAGATGTTGTTGTGGTCTACTTTTATTTCGTGTGGCTGACATCTTCCTGAAGATTCTCTGTATGTTCCGATAGGTATCTCTTCCACGGTCTTATTTGaagtatttttcaaacataGTTTTCTATATAGTATGCCAATAGATAACATAGCTATACTGCATAGAACCACGTAAAATGGGATCGTGGTATGGTATAAACTTTCTGTTGGGATTTGTTCTATCTGTATAGGCTTTTGTAGAGATATTTTCTCGCTGATTGAGTGTAGATTTTCTAGGTTGATGGAGTTCAAAGTGACATATGGCTTTTCGGCTTGTAGATCTTGATTGTTGGATTTCGGTAGGTCCATAATTTGAAGCGGGTTGCCCTTGATGTGGTTTTTGGAGTTCAAAATAGTGAAGGTCGGGGTTTTGATGTAACAGTTAAGCGGGATGACGGTTAGGTAGCTTCCGTACAGGACTCGGTGCTGCTCTTGGCCGCAGAAAGTCTTGACCTTGGTATTATTCGGGAAACTCACGGTGTAGTGTTTGTCGTCGAGTTGTTCTATTGCTGTTCTTGTCAGGGATACTGTAGTCAGCTTGCAGGATGGTAGCAGCTCTTGTTGGGTGATCAAGTGATAAATGCAGTCAGGGTCATCTCTAGATCTAAATTTGGAAGTATGTGCACATATATACCATTCATTTACCTTCGGGCATTCTGCCTCCATATACTCAGAATCGTCTCCAGAAATTGCTATAAAAGGAAGGGAAGGTAAAAGGATTTGGTTGTTTGAGTTCGGGACCAAAGAAAGCTTATAAAGGTCATAGGTGCTAGGGAAGGCAATCGGTATCTTGTACACTAAAACTATCTCGctacctatataaaaataacctaaCTTTATAATATCGTAAAAGTACCTAATTTCTAAGTCAAGGATTTCGTCCTTGGAGTACATTAAACCTAACTTATCTAACATCGTCTTTAAATctgctatatttaatattgaatgagGAGCACCTGACACTCTGATAAAAGCTAAAGTGTTTTCAAGCTTAGATATCTCTTCAGACAATCTATCTATATTATCACCTAGGATTAAAAGATGTTGTGCAAGATGagcgtatttaattaaatccgtTTCATGGTCAGCGACACTATTCATAATAAGATCCAAAACCTTAGTTATTTTTGCCtgatttaaagttatattagatattaatttagaatttttcaaGGTCCACTCTTTATTTAAGCTAATGTGACTATTAAGTTCAGATTCCAAAGTATGCTGATTATTTTCGAGTACTTTGATGGCATCGTTATATTTAATGGCGTCGGTATAGTCAAGGTTACCTGATATACTTTTGATTACGGAACCTAATCCGTCGATAAGCCCTCTTTTATTGCGAGTAGGTTCAAATGTCTGCAATTGCTCAGATATGCgttctaattttatatttaaatattcgataTGAGGATCATACAATGAtagtgttttgttatttaatttaggttTAAGGCTAGAAAGCTGTCCTTTAACTAGTTTTATCTGATAATGAACATCAGCAAGATTTACATTATTCAGGAAGGAATGGTAATGAGAAACAATTTTAGTGTGTCCTAATTTAAATGGAAGTAATCCCGGTCCGTCTTGTAGAGAGTCAATCGTTATCTCGTGTCCTTGTGTCGGTTGCATCGCGGTCGTCAGAAGCGTCAGTAGTACGATCCTGTAACAATATAGGATTCTTAGGACCTCGCTTGAGGCGTGACTTAGCGACGGGGCCGCGTTTCTTTTtagtgtatatatgtatgggAAGATCCGCTAGGACTGTGTCTTGAGTAAAGCGTGGTGCAAGTTTTTGTCTCGAAGCCTTAGGGTTCGTAACAAATACTTGCTCCTCAGGGGTGTATTCTCTCTCGGGTTCGCGGTCGCGGTTTCTATTTTCTGTCAATTCGGTTCTATTTTGTAAGGAGGTCTCATTAATTAAGTCAAATACTTTAGNNNNNNNNNNNNNNNNNNNNNNNNNNNNNNNNNNNNNNNNNNNNNNNNNNNNNNNNNNNNNNNNNNNNNNNNNNNNNNNNNNNNNNNNNNNNNNNNNNNNAACTCCGAAAACCACATCAAGGGCAACCCGCTTCAAATTATGGAGCTACCGAAATCCAACAATCAAGATCTACAAGCCGAAAAGCCATATGTCACTTTGAACTCCATCAACCTAGAAAACCTACACTCAATCAGCGAGAAAATATCTCTACAAAAGCCTATACAGTTAGAACAAATCCCAACAGAAAGTTTATACCATACCACGATCCCATTTTACGTGGTTCTATGCAGTATAGCTATGTTATCTATTGGCATACTATATAGAAAACtatgtttgaaaaatacttCAAATAAGACCGTGGAAGAGATACCTATCGGAACATACAGGGAATCTTCAGGAAGATGTCAGCCACACGAAATAAAAGTAGACCACAACAACATCTCAGCGACTCTATCCAGCAACCCCTAGAAATAGTCGCCGAGCTTCGGGGGGAGGTGTTATGTACAACCCTAGTACATAAGTACAATAGCAAGTTCCCATTCTCACGATCGAGGTGCCGACGCAGCGATATTGGAAGCGCAGCCGCCCTCTGCCCGCTACCCGCTACCGCACCGTGGGACATCGTGCGCCCTGCGATGCGACTCACTTCGTTTCTTGGTCAATCGTGTACCAGacgaattttatattga
It encodes the following:
- the LOC119833878 gene encoding uncharacterized protein LOC119833878; this encodes MQPTQGHEITIDSLQDGPGLLPFKLGHTKIVSHYHSFLNNVNLADVHYQIKLVKGQLSSLKPKLNNKTLSLYDPHIEYLNIKLERISEQLQTFEPTRNKRGLIDGLGSVIKSISGNLDYTDAIKYNDAIKVLENNQHTLESELNSHISLNKEWTLKNSKLISNITLNQAKITKVLDLIMNSVADHETDLIKYAHLAQHLLILGDNIDRLSEEISKLENTLAFIRVSGAPHSILNIADLKTMLDKLGLMYSKDEILDLEIRYFYDIIKLGYFYIGSEIVLVYKIPIAFPSTYDLYKLSLVPNSNNQILLPSLPFIAISGDDSEYMEAECPKVNEWYICAHTSKFRSRDDPDCIYHLITQQELLPSCKLTTVSLTRTAIEQLDDKHYTVSFPNNTKVKTFCGQEQHRVLYGSYLTVIPLNCYIKTPTFTILNSKNHIKGNPLQIMDLPKSNNQDLQAEKPYVTLNSINLENLHSISEKISLQKPIQIEQIPTESLYHTTIPFYVVLCSIAMLSIGILYRKLCLKNTSNKTVEEIPIGTYRESSGRCQPHEIKVDHNNISATLSSNS